The sequence ttccttcagagCCTCCCTGAAGAACGGGACGGAAGTTTGTCTCGATCCACAAGCCCCTTTTCTAAAGAAAGTCATCCAGAAAATTTTGGACGGGTACTTATCACTttgatttttgtggtttttaaatcTCATCTAGGGAAACCATGGACTTCACAAAGTCTTTCTTCTCTGTACTATTTAAGTAACTTTTCACGTTTAGAATTAAAAGGTTGTTAAATTGAGAACATTTTTCTGGATTGTCCTGGGATAATCTTTATTACCAATCTTACATGTAATTACTTGAGCAATTACACACAGCTTGTAGCTAGTTATGCTTTgtgtttccccattgcttgtattgattttgtatactcCTTTTTTACCAAGCATTATAAACGCTGAGTGTTGACACCAGGGTGGAGTAGAAAGGAGTGCAAAAAATGGTTAAACTAATATCATCTTTTTCTCAACAGTGAAAACAAGGACAACTGATGAAGAGAAATGAGTAGGCATGGAAGCGTTTCCCAGTCTTCAGCAGAGCAGTTTTCTGGAGGTCTCTGGACCCAgggaagacaagaaggaaggattttgttgttgtttgtttgtttatttgtttttccagtAGTTAGCTTTCTTCCTGGATTCCTCACTTTGAAGAGTGTGAGGAAAACCTATGTTTGCCCCTTAAGCTTTCAGCTCAGCTAACGAAGTGTTTAGCACAGTACCTCTGCTATTTGCTGTTATTTTATCTGCTATGCTATTGAAGTTTTTGGCAATTGACTATACTGTGAGCCAAGAATCACTGGTTGTTAATCTTTCAAAGTGTCTTGAATTGAAGGTGACTATTGTATCTCCAAGAAATATTCCTTAATGTATTAACTGAGAAGGCTGTGGATTTAATATGGAAATGATGTTTCATAAGAATTCTGTCGATGGAGATACACTGTTATCTTCACCTTTttaagaaataggaaatattttaatgtttcatgGGGAATATGTCAGAGAATTTCCTTACTCTTGATCGTGGGatactatttaattattttgttttagaaagctGAGTGTATCGCACCTTATCTATGTAgaatatatttccttattcagaatttttaaaagtttacgtTCTATGAGGGCTAATATCTTCCTATAATTTTAGACATTCTTATCTTTTAAAGGTTTTGACCATTTTGTTATGAGGAATTACATATGTATTACATTCACTATATTAAAATTGTACTTTTTTACTATGTGTCTCATTGGTTCATAGTCTTTATTTTGTCCTTTGAATAAGCATTAAAAGATTTCTAAACTTCACTTATATTGTTTCTCCTTCCTATGCTGTTATAATACGTTTTACTTATCTTTAAttctatataatttaaaacaCTAACTCTGTTCCTCTGTGCCTGGCAGAGAAGGCCGTCGTTCCCCAACACCATTGCTTTGGTTCAACCTTTCTCCAAGCTCAGTTCCCTTCCAGTTATTCCTTCACAGACCCAATGGCCTCTGGGGTCTTTGGAAAACACAAAGATTTCCTTCTCTAAATTCTTCCCTATCTAAGTTGtttcctagaaataaaataaagtttctaaGTATGACAGATGATGTTCTTTCTGTCTCATCCCACTCCTGATCGGCACTTCAACTTCCCTTGTCCCTCAAATTCACTACAGTCAGGTGTTCAGTTCCCTAACTGGGCATGTTCTTTCCTAGGCCTATGACTTTGCATTTGCTAGGGCCACTACCTGCATATAAGAGGAGGCTTACTCATCCTTAAGAACTCAGTTCAAGTAATATCTCCTTTGTGTTTTCCTTGGCAGAGCTCATAGCTTCCAACTTGATGTTCCCATAACATCTCATTATCTGAATTACAACAAAAATATTGCATTACTCTTACTTATTTATAGGTTTCTTCATCCACTCTAGCTCTCCCAGAGCATTAACCATATTATATCTACCTCTGCATCCCCAGTGTAGCATTAATGCAGGACTTAATGAATTAACTAGTTATCCTGATCTTCAGGCTGTCAGATACTGTTCTAAATTCAATAACCTGGCTCATaataggtgtttttttttgttttatgttttgttttgttttgtttttttgatgctgagtcttgctctgttgcccgggctggaatgcaatggcatgacctcagctcactgcaagtgactctcccgcctcagcctcccgagtacatGGGAGCACAGGCACctaccagcatgcccagctaatttttgtatatttgtagagacaggatctcaccatgttggcctgggtgatcttgaaatcctgacctcaggtcagcctccaaagtactgggatcacagacatgagtcaccgtgcttggttttaaataaattataacttGTTTACCCTCTTTTCTCCTTGTCTAGCAGTAGTCCAACAAGGGGTTTGGCATCTCAATCTATAATACCTCCCCTcacttttaccagggtaactacCATCCTTCCTTTTGGAATAGCTTGCCTTTTACTTCCTTGAGGAAACCTTTCCAACCCCTACTCCTACCTTTGAGTAGGCCCCTTTTATACCCTCTCCTAGCACTCTGTACTTTAACTTCATAAAATTTTCTCACCAAAGTTACTGTAGAGTTTATTGAGTCCATGTGTTTATTGTCATCTGTTTAGAGTCTCTCTATTCTAGCTTCATGTAAGCTTTATGAGGGCGGGGACAATGCTTATTAACTTCATCTCAGTTCTTAggacagtgcctagcacatacaAGGTATTCAAAAAGCAAGTGATCTAGGCTAAACAAGTCCCCTTGTCACTCTAAAATTAAAAGACCAATTTCATTTAAATACATATTCTTAGGTATTTATGCTGAACATTTCCCTATCTAAATGACAAACGAGGTTGTCTCATCCCAACCCTGATCAGTACTTCAACTTCCCTTGTCCCTCAAATTTACTATATAAATACCTAAGAATAGGTATTTATATGAAATTGCTCTTTTACAAAacacaggaaaaggaaagaaagaagattaaTTATATtagtatgtatgtacatacattcACATTGCAGTTGGATTATATTATACATGTTTATACTGGCATGTACCTGTATAAATTTGAATATGCTctgagtcttttttctttttcttttttttttttttttctgagacagagcctcactccctcgcctaggctggagtatagtggcacgatcttggctcactgcaacctctgcttcccggattcaagcgattctcctgcctcagcctccagagtagcagggactacaggcacgctctaccgcacccagataatttttttgtatttttagtagagacagggtttcaccatgttggccaggatggtcttgatctcttgacctcataaactgcctgccttggcctcccaaagtgctgggattacaggagcgagccaccgGAGTCTTTTAAAGAAGCTCTGGAAACTATGTACTCTCTATATATTTTCTGTCAATTATATAATAACTATCAGAATATATGATGTATTTTcctttgtataaatatttatcaatcaaatattaatttattgatATTAATCGATAATCCTGTTGCATGCCTGTTATCTTTGCAGGACCCTTATGATCTGGAAATTACAAAGATGAGGAACTCTCAGTCTAAGTTAAGGTTTTCTGCTGCAAATATACTCAGTTTTTCCACAGAACAAAGATTTTCCGGTAAGAACAGTGGAAGAAAGGGGAGAAGAGGTGAGGGGAAGAAGTAGAAGACAGAAGACTAGAGGAGACAAGGATGAGAGGAGGAGGGTGTTGGAAGGGCCTATGACTTGcctgcttttttcctttctattttcttccttctctgcttttccttcttcttctcttccctcccctccccttgcctGTTCTCCTTCTCTCCCGCCATTCCTCATTTCTGCTGATTAGtgagaagttaaataattctatttaaaagAGTAGCAGAAGAACCCAGGTGCCCCAGTAGAAATCGCAGCCAGCAGCCAATACCAACTACATCTCATGTGAATCAAgccattaaaattttgttttaaattattttattatttttcttatttcttaaaaaaatgttgTGGGTTCATAGTAGCTgtttatatttatggggtacatgagacgttttgatacaggcaggcaatgtgaaataagcacattgaGAATTCGGTATCCATTccatcaagcatttatcctttgggttacgaacaatccaattacattctttatgagttattttaaaatgcacagttAAGTCATCATTGACTATTGTCACCCTATTGTCCCACTTTTTATTTTCAGCCACTTCAGCTGCTCCTGACTGCACTCACTTAAGTGAGCTTAGCAGAAGAACCTCACGCTAACATACAGAATTATCAGaaacaataaattaatattttaagccactaactaTGAGGTCAGTTTATTACACAACAAAAGAGAATTAATGGTATTTGTTAACAATTTAATGTGTTTGCAGGCTCTAGAACATTATGTTGGAATTTCCTTAATGAATGAGTATGTAAGGAAACTAGGTAACTTGCATACATTTGAGATTGAACAAATGTTATTAATCAATgtaatttaaaacacaaattctGAGTCCTGCAAAGCTTGGAAGTATTGTATATAATGGCACCTAGAAAGATACCTTTCCCTCGACTCCTTCAccctccccactctcctcccATTTTCACCCCTTGCTTCACCTCTGAGCAGTATACAGTAAAACCTCAATTAACATCTGAACAATTCTTGTCAACTCACAGTTATATGGTAAGCACATTTGGTTTCAGCACTTACAGAAAAACTTTTGATGGAtagtcttttaaatttgttgattAAGATACTTTAACAAACAGACTCAAAATTGTACTATCCTTAGCATTTTCGGTACCAATTGCTTTTACGATTAATTTGTAGCTGGTAGTCTACTTCCTTCATACTTGAAAGAAGGATTTGGGAAATGCGTGTTAAAAATGTTCTGTATGAGGCAGAGAAGAAGTAATATATGTCTTAATTTTATAGATAGTGGTCCTCCAATGTCtctagatattttcttttaaaatagctaaCATAGAATGTGCTTTGAGTCTTAGATAATTTGCTTGCTTCCTTCATGACTCTGCTATTTATAAGatgacttaaagaaaaaagagctaAAATAACTTAGcactcccaacacacacatacacaaacccaCAATGACAATGTAAGATTGATAAAATGGCTGTCAAGTTATCTTAAAAACAAGGAACAAAATAACTCTTTTCTAATTCTAGcatttatttaaacaataattttGTATGACTGTATGATTTTAACTGAATAAGTTATTCAAAAACATCTTTTAACCAGTTTTGTACACTCAGTTTATCATCATCTGTACTGTGTTTCTCAGCGTGGAAATGGAAGGCAATGATGCAAACGACAGTAACAGCAGTTAACCACCGTTAACTGATGACAGCAGTTGTCATCAAAGCAGCAAGATTAGAGTATTTTTCATATCCTGTTgctttacagaaatattttaggcctgaatttttaaaaacaaataatcaaatgACCAAGTCATGCAAAGAGAACTTTGTAAAATCTGTTACGAAGTTCAGGCTCAATCAATCGATGCTTAAccaatattttttgaattaataaaaactagcaaaatattttttgtatcaaATGCTGACTGACATCCTTCTGAAATTTTGATGACTCAAGAAATCTGTCACTATTGCCTCATGGATTTTGCTGACGATGCGTTTTTTGCAACAAGACACATTTGTTGATTAAGGCAATGACTCCATGATACTGGAGTCACCTCTTTCCTGATGTCAACCCACTAGTTGTTTTCCTGGTAGGAAAGAGCCTACCTTTTTCCTGGTATCAACCCAGTCAAAAGCATcattactttagaaaacttttcATACAGTTTCCTCAAAAAGATTAGGGACTTTTAGGAAATCTTACTAATGAACAAGGAAAGAAATCTGGATAGTGTTAaagtagggaaagaaaaaggTGACCAGTGAGGCCAATAAACGTTCTCAGCAATGTATTTTGGGgttgaacagaaaatgaaatatactatgaatagtgttaaaaaaaaacctttatatcTTGCTCTAGAAATGACTTTGATCTTTTGTTTGAATGAAAATGTATATGACTTAAGAATTCACAATATCTCAAACTCAATAATGACAAAAGCCTATAAAGTTACCCCACAGGAGGAAATCGAAGTCTGCTCTCCTCATTTTGTGTCCTATTGAACTTATCTCTGCCATTGACTCCACATCTCAACTCTCAGAAGACCCCAAACTCTCAGCTTACACCCTTCCTTTAAGCTTGCTTAAGACCAGAAATTTCTGTGTTGAGACAGGGAGAAAAATCATTTCAATTAAATATGTTCTACTGCTAAACtctaatttataagaaaataataaacggGGTGGAGAAAAATAAGACATACTTTCATCAACTGAAACTAAGGTTAGTGAGGCAGAATAATTTTATACATGTTTATTGAAAGCCAAATGAGAAGATAGACCTGGGAAGACACAACCACAAAGTTGGGGGTGTTCTAGAGTCTTTCACAAGTTACAAGGGCTTTATATAATAGAAAAGCttaaaataaggcagaaaaaaCTATATGAGAGTTGTCTTCTTTTTCATGGGAGGGTACAATACCGAAGTTAAAATCATTACTTACAAATTACAGCATACAGGTTAAACGTCTACATGCAAAACAATCAATCAAACTTTTTGTTGCAGCTAAACTTAGAAATAAATCATTGCCCTATTTAGTGTCAGTAGGTTCTACATTAATTACTACATCAACCACCTGAGGAACtcataataaaatactttactcAGAGGTAGAATGTCACCATCAAGTCACGAAACATTTCCAAGGCTAGTTAATTTGGAAGTCTGCTTACTTCTAAAGTAAACTGCCAAATGTGGTCTGTAGGTTATATCACATTTAAAAACAGGACCCGAGAACTTGAGTAGACATAGTAGATAACTATTAAACAATAGGGAAAATTGgcttgaaaacaaaaacacaatttaaaaaaattgctatGTTCATCCTTTTGATAGAGAATAATTTTGAACATTTagtattttaagtatttcttctaaaatttaaagatatgaaaagtaaaaaaagaatatggaaaatttaaataatattctgtGAGACTTATACATAGTTGTAAAAGGGAGAAAACTTGTTGCCAGGGCCACTTGTATCTGCCTCTTCTTTATTGACAAGCTTCCAAATCAATTTAAATAGTATAGTTGCTTTGGGTCCTGTCGAATTTGGCTTGGAATTGTAGGTGATTAGAAAAAATAGGCAAACTTTCATGTGATACAAATTCCttgatttattaattatttaagacCTACTTTGTATTGAAGTATCCTACATGTTATAGGAGACATGAGACATTCAAAGAAACACAGGACATGCCACTCCCTACAAAATTGTATGGTTCAGTTGAGGAAGCAAGTGTTACAGATGGGACAGAGAACCAGAAAATAACATAAAGCCAACATGTAATGTGTAGGTCCACCTCTCTATCTTTGTAGGGTTAAAGCATTTCAGACCAAAACATTTAATTTGGGTCTGAGAATTCAGGAACAAATATTTTGCTTGGTAAGGCATTTCTTGCACTATTTCTAATAGGGCAAAACTGGAAACACCCTGAAGGGCACCAACAAGACAAGGTTGAGTAACTATTCTTCTTACCATAGGACGTCATGTGGTCATTAAGAAGGATGCGGAAAAACTACATTAAGATGGCATGAAAAGATACTGAACACATATTTTTTGAAGGATAAAAGTCACCTGTATAGTCATCCATATACAATACTTCTACATATATGTGTATCTCTATGTCTTAAACATGTCTCACTGTATACATTTACATGTGTGCATATAAATGCAGATAGAATTGAAAACTAATGCAAAATTGTTACCAATATTTACCACTGAAGAGTAGGAATGAAAATGATGaagataaatttatgttttacttCAAATATATCTGCAGTGTATGAATCTTTtgcaataaattatataatttttctgttataaataaaaagaaaagtaaatatgctGGGTCCTGCTTTTTAAGTATTCTTAGGTGGTAGAAACAAGTAGCTTATTTTGTAATACAAAGGAGGATGAGTTTCATTTGTAGTTTCtagatgaaattataaaatatgatatagATTGAAGGCAGAAAGAATCCAATAACCTAAAATCCAAAGACAACCTTTGATGGTAATTAGCTCTTATTTTATTCACATGCTCAAAACCAGTCCCATTTATCAACAACTATGAAAAGAACATTTGCCTTCTTTGGCACTAACAAGGAAAGATAACTTTCTCTTTCAAGGGCCACATGTTTGTGCCTCCAGGTGCTCCTAAAGTTTTTATTAAGCCTAAAAACTGCATTATAGAAATGGCAGGGCGTATTGTTATAAATCACACAAAGAAAACGCATGTAGTATTTCAGTCTAGTTCTTACCTTCTTGAACGGAGTTCTTACATATGTGTAAGACAGATAGGTGTTGAGAAAGGGACAGTAGGAATGTGAAGGGATGCATAATATGCAACCTAGTAACAATTTTGACCTCTCTGGTCTTTCT is a genomic window of Macaca mulatta isolate MMU2019108-1 chromosome 5, T2T-MMU8v2.0, whole genome shotgun sequence containing:
- the LOC703222 gene encoding C-X-C motif chemokine 5, with the translated sequence MSLLSSRPARVPGPLGSLCALLALLLLLTPPGPLSPAGPVAAAMRELRCSCLQTTQGVQPQMISNLQVFAIGPQCSEVEVVASLKNGTEVCLDPQAPFLKKVIQKILDGSSPTRGLASQSIIPPLTFTRDPYDLEITKMRNSQSKLRFSAANILSFSTEQRFSVLYTQFIIICTVFLSVEMEGNDANDSNSS